The Thermoleophilum album genome includes a window with the following:
- a CDS encoding riboflavin synthase, translated as MFTGLVAEVGTVAALARDAAGAELTVIAELAGQLAAGDSVAVDGACLTVTQVAGDRFQVQAMAETLRRTTIGELTRGDPVNLEPALAVGARLGGHIVQGHVDGVGRIVKSGEEGFARLLEIAPPPELMRYLVEKGSIAVAGVSLTIAALGEQSFTVSLIPETRQRTTLGRLSVGSPVNLEVDVIAKHVERLVREYVHNFVDAAERSHTSRSVRRQ; from the coding sequence GTGTTCACGGGGCTGGTCGCAGAGGTGGGGACGGTGGCGGCGCTGGCACGCGACGCTGCCGGTGCCGAGCTGACGGTGATCGCGGAGCTGGCCGGTCAGCTGGCAGCCGGCGACTCGGTGGCGGTCGACGGGGCCTGCCTGACCGTCACGCAGGTTGCCGGCGATCGCTTCCAGGTGCAGGCGATGGCCGAGACCCTGCGCCGCACCACGATCGGCGAGCTTACGCGGGGGGACCCCGTCAACCTGGAGCCCGCCCTCGCCGTCGGTGCGCGCCTTGGCGGGCACATCGTGCAGGGTCACGTGGACGGCGTCGGCCGCATCGTCAAAAGCGGCGAGGAGGGCTTCGCGCGTCTGCTCGAGATCGCGCCACCGCCGGAACTCATGCGTTACCTCGTGGAGAAGGGGTCGATCGCCGTTGCCGGGGTCTCGCTGACGATCGCGGCACTCGGTGAGCAGAGCTTCACCGTCTCGTTGATTCCCGAGACCCGCCAGCGCACCACTCTCGGTCGCCTGTCGGTCGGTTCGCCGGTGAACCTCGAGGTCGACGTGATCGCCAAACACGTCGAACGACTCGTGCGCGAATACGTGCACAATTTCGTCGACGCGGCCGAGCGGTCGCACACCTCGAGGAGCGTGAGGCGCCAATGA
- the ribD gene encoding bifunctional diaminohydroxyphosphoribosylaminopyrimidine deaminase/5-amino-6-(5-phosphoribosylamino)uracil reductase RibD, with amino-acid sequence MTMLTESDLRHLERALDLAERGRGRTSPNPCVGAVVARGERVLGEGFHAAAGEPHAERVALAACDVDPRGATLYVSLEPCCHEGRTPPCTDAILAAGIKRVVVASDDPTPKASGRGLAILRDEGVEVVVAEGEIARRARLLNQPFRKHARTGRPHVTLKYAMTLDGAVATRSGDSRWISGERSRELVHRWRAQSDALAIGIGTALADDPLLTARHPSAERQPVRVVFDSEARLPPDSQLVRTIDQAPLILVVSRAAARPALQRLEAAGVEVVVAAGENEPARVVAALDELGQRQLQSLLVEGGPRLAAAFLAAGEVDELRAFVAPLLVGDREAPGPLSGTGPEAIADAVRAELVALERIDDDVLIVARLREW; translated from the coding sequence ATGACGATGCTCACCGAAAGCGATCTCCGTCACCTCGAACGCGCTCTCGATCTCGCGGAGCGGGGGCGTGGGCGCACCAGTCCCAACCCCTGTGTGGGGGCGGTGGTGGCGCGCGGTGAGCGCGTGCTCGGCGAGGGGTTTCACGCGGCGGCCGGCGAGCCACACGCCGAACGCGTCGCACTCGCCGCCTGTGATGTCGATCCCCGCGGTGCGACTCTCTACGTGTCGCTCGAGCCGTGCTGTCACGAGGGGCGTACGCCACCCTGCACGGACGCCATCCTGGCGGCCGGGATCAAACGGGTGGTGGTGGCGTCCGACGATCCCACCCCAAAGGCCTCGGGGCGCGGCCTTGCGATCCTCCGTGACGAGGGCGTGGAGGTAGTCGTCGCCGAGGGCGAGATCGCGCGGCGGGCGCGGCTGCTCAACCAGCCGTTCCGCAAACACGCGCGCACCGGGCGCCCGCACGTGACTCTGAAGTACGCGATGACGCTCGACGGTGCGGTCGCTACGCGGAGCGGCGACTCGCGCTGGATCTCGGGCGAGCGCAGCCGGGAGTTGGTGCATCGCTGGCGGGCACAAAGCGACGCCCTGGCGATCGGCATCGGCACGGCGCTGGCCGACGATCCGCTGTTGACTGCCAGGCATCCGTCGGCGGAGCGCCAACCGGTGCGCGTCGTCTTCGACTCCGAGGCGCGGCTGCCCCCGGATTCGCAGCTCGTTCGCACGATCGATCAGGCACCGCTGATCCTGGTGGTCTCACGGGCGGCTGCGCGTCCCGCGCTGCAGCGACTGGAGGCGGCCGGTGTGGAGGTGGTCGTCGCGGCCGGCGAGAACGAGCCGGCGCGGGTCGTGGCGGCCCTCGACGAGCTCGGCCAGCGGCAGCTTCAGTCGCTGCTGGTCGAGGGCGGCCCGCGCCTGGCGGCCGCCTTTCTGGCGGCCGGCGAGGTCGACGAGCTGCGCGCCTTCGTCGCGCCGCTGCTGGTCGGCGACCGCGAGGCGCCTGGCCCGCTGTCGGGAACCGGTCCGGAGGCGATTGCCGACGCCGTACGCGCGGAGCTGGTGGCGCTCGAACGAATCGACGACGACGTCTTGATCGTCGCCCGCCTGCGGGAGTGGTGA
- a CDS encoding glycosyltransferase family 39 protein — MSERKRKVTAVLSLAALLAAALALRLAHADYGLPFVWNLDERTHFVNRAIPMFAGNFDPGYYQNPAAFTYLSYLSLRVLYGLFGFAFSLDWGSVPRQFSRNPTEIWLTARALAALLSVSSVALLWAFATRAFGRTVGLCAAAVLAFSFLVVSYGRIAVTDSGALIGSAAATGAALLWLKERRRWWLLVAGLAVGAACAFKYTAGLLVVPVLLASLSVRGQRIRGARTAFAGLALGALLFAAFNPFLILHFDRAWQELREQAAVAGLARKAGQDQAPLPYYLDSLGWGFGVLPALSAAVGAVVLGRRDRRMLAVTAVFPLLLLAWLALQSRAFGRWLMPAYPQLALLAGIGVAAVGAALGRAIATVGDRSGGERRRATVGIATTALVLAVALWQPLRADLHQLAVLGRADTRQQLRDWIVNSGRLELRAVIEPAVPERWYVLDPKGVPPPWLGRCRGPRAWGHDGWLVTLPNYRRCERGKPALTTRPDGALAATNYYRALFPRLIDDYRFYGYCTVITMSLVRDRARAASSAARAYYERLARESTLVKRFSPYRRGAQPVPFHFDHSYLYYPRAFERPGPEIEVRRLHNCVQRRGQPIVRLPIAPDDRPAPGDEV; from the coding sequence GTGTCCGAGCGGAAGCGCAAGGTGACGGCCGTTTTGTCGCTCGCAGCGCTGCTCGCTGCGGCGCTCGCTCTGCGGCTCGCCCACGCCGACTACGGGCTCCCGTTCGTCTGGAACCTGGACGAACGCACCCACTTCGTCAACCGCGCGATCCCGATGTTCGCCGGCAATTTCGATCCCGGCTACTACCAGAACCCCGCTGCCTTCACCTACCTCAGCTACCTCTCGCTACGCGTCCTCTACGGCCTCTTCGGCTTCGCCTTTTCGCTCGACTGGGGATCGGTCCCGCGCCAGTTCAGTCGCAACCCGACCGAGATCTGGCTCACTGCCCGCGCGCTCGCAGCGCTGCTCTCGGTCAGCTCTGTGGCGCTGCTTTGGGCGTTCGCCACCCGTGCTTTCGGGCGCACGGTCGGGCTGTGTGCAGCCGCCGTGCTGGCCTTTTCGTTTCTGGTCGTCTCGTACGGGCGGATCGCTGTCACCGACAGCGGCGCCTTGATCGGTTCAGCAGCGGCCACCGGCGCGGCCTTGTTGTGGCTCAAAGAGCGCAGGCGGTGGTGGTTGCTCGTCGCTGGGCTCGCCGTCGGCGCAGCCTGCGCGTTCAAGTACACGGCGGGACTGTTGGTCGTTCCGGTCTTGTTGGCGTCGCTGAGCGTTCGCGGCCAGCGCATCCGCGGCGCGCGAACAGCGTTCGCCGGACTTGCCCTCGGCGCCCTGCTGTTCGCCGCCTTCAACCCCTTCCTGATCCTCCACTTCGACCGGGCGTGGCAGGAGCTGCGCGAACAAGCCGCCGTCGCGGGCCTGGCACGCAAGGCCGGCCAGGACCAAGCGCCCTTGCCCTACTACCTGGACAGCCTGGGCTGGGGCTTCGGGGTGCTGCCAGCGCTGTCGGCGGCGGTCGGCGCCGTCGTTCTGGGGCGTCGCGACCGCCGGATGTTGGCGGTCACCGCCGTCTTTCCCTTGCTGTTGCTCGCCTGGCTTGCGCTCCAGTCGCGCGCGTTCGGGCGGTGGTTGATGCCGGCCTACCCGCAGCTCGCATTGCTCGCTGGGATCGGCGTGGCGGCCGTCGGCGCGGCGTTGGGCCGAGCGATCGCCACTGTCGGGGACCGCTCAGGAGGCGAGCGTCGGCGGGCAACCGTCGGCATTGCGACGACCGCCTTGGTGTTGGCCGTGGCCCTTTGGCAACCGCTGCGCGCCGACCTTCACCAGCTGGCGGTCCTGGGGCGCGCCGACACACGCCAGCAGCTGCGTGACTGGATCGTCAACAGTGGTCGCCTCGAGCTGCGTGCGGTAATTGAACCGGCAGTGCCCGAACGCTGGTACGTGCTCGACCCAAAGGGTGTGCCGCCGCCTTGGCTTGGGCGCTGCCGGGGTCCGCGTGCCTGGGGGCACGACGGCTGGCTAGTGACGCTGCCTAACTACCGGCGCTGCGAACGCGGCAAGCCGGCGTTGACGACGCGCCCTGACGGCGCACTGGCAGCGACCAACTACTACCGGGCGCTTTTCCCACGGCTAATCGACGACTACCGCTTCTACGGCTACTGCACGGTGATCACGATGAGCCTTGTCCGTGATCGCGCGCGTGCTGCTTCGAGCGCGGCCCGCGCCTACTACGAGCGGCTAGCCCGCGAGTCGACGCTGGTCAAGCGCTTCAGTCCGTACCGGCGCGGCGCCCAGCCGGTGCCTTTTCACTTCGACCACTCCTACCTCTACTACCCGCGCGCGTTCGAACGCCCCGGGCCAGAGATCGAAGTGCGCCGCCTCCACAACTGCGTCCAGCGGCGGGGGCAACCGATCGTGCGCCTGCCGATCGCTCCCGACGATCGCCCGGCGCCGGGCGACGAGGTGTAA
- a CDS encoding NAD(P)/FAD-dependent oxidoreductase — translation MANENMPTGNDDARGRHVPAPKPKKELVKLPPPANLAHPEMLEKPTLVLGAGPAGLTAGYLLAKQSLPVVVLEAEDQVGGIAKTVVRDGYRFDLGGHRFFTKVREVDELWHEIMREEFLLRPRMSRIYWRDGRGRTKFLDYPLRGPDVIRKLGPVDLTKALLSYLWATIKPKGKEETFEQWVSNRFGRWLFNQFFKSYTEKVWGVSTSEIRSEWAAQRIKGLSFFSAAKSAFFGNKGNKVKSLISEFHYPRYGPGQMWETMTDDIEKLGGKVLLNHKVTKIELKGNRVVRIHAGGEVFEPSQVISSLPLRNLVGIVDPPAPGEVRAAAKGLRYRDFLTVALVLDGEDLFPDNWIYIHDPHVKVGRIQNYRSWSPWMVPDPTKACVGLEYFCFAGDELWSMDDDDLVQMAMGELEQLGLATRDKLQFGFVVRVPKAYPMYDQDYAERVATIRAWLEGIENLVQVGRNGLHRYNNSDHSMLTAMRAVENLVQGTDHDIWAVNAESVYHEEQSQDEEQPYIRAPETEAMKEPLAS, via the coding sequence ATGGCCAACGAGAACATGCCTACAGGCAACGACGACGCCCGCGGGCGCCACGTGCCCGCTCCGAAGCCGAAGAAGGAGCTGGTGAAGCTGCCGCCGCCAGCCAACCTCGCGCACCCCGAGATGCTTGAGAAGCCGACGCTCGTGCTCGGCGCGGGTCCGGCGGGCCTCACCGCCGGCTATCTCCTGGCGAAGCAGAGCCTGCCGGTGGTGGTGCTCGAGGCCGAGGACCAGGTGGGTGGCATTGCCAAGACCGTCGTCCGCGACGGCTATCGCTTCGATCTCGGCGGCCACCGCTTCTTCACCAAGGTGCGCGAGGTCGACGAGCTTTGGCACGAGATCATGCGCGAAGAGTTCCTCTTGCGTCCGCGTATGTCGCGCATCTACTGGCGTGATGGCCGCGGCCGCACGAAGTTCCTCGACTACCCGCTGCGTGGGCCCGACGTGATTCGCAAGCTAGGCCCGGTTGATCTGACGAAAGCCCTCCTCTCTTACCTGTGGGCGACGATCAAGCCGAAGGGCAAGGAGGAGACCTTCGAGCAGTGGGTCTCCAACCGCTTCGGACGCTGGCTCTTCAACCAGTTCTTCAAGTCCTACACGGAGAAGGTGTGGGGAGTATCGACCTCGGAGATCCGCTCCGAGTGGGCAGCGCAGCGAATCAAGGGTTTGTCGTTCTTCAGCGCGGCCAAGTCTGCCTTCTTCGGCAACAAAGGCAACAAGGTCAAGTCCTTGATCTCCGAGTTCCACTACCCACGCTATGGCCCCGGGCAGATGTGGGAAACGATGACCGATGACATCGAGAAGCTCGGCGGCAAGGTTCTGCTGAACCACAAGGTCACGAAGATCGAGCTCAAGGGCAACCGTGTCGTCCGCATCCACGCCGGCGGCGAGGTGTTCGAGCCGTCACAGGTGATTTCCTCGTTGCCCCTGCGCAACCTCGTGGGGATCGTCGATCCGCCAGCTCCGGGTGAGGTCCGGGCAGCCGCGAAGGGCCTCCGTTACCGCGACTTCCTGACCGTCGCTCTGGTCCTCGACGGCGAAGACCTGTTCCCGGACAACTGGATTTACATCCACGACCCGCACGTCAAGGTCGGCCGCATCCAGAACTACCGGTCCTGGAGCCCGTGGATGGTCCCCGATCCCACGAAAGCGTGCGTGGGGCTCGAGTACTTCTGCTTCGCGGGCGACGAGCTGTGGTCGATGGACGACGACGATCTCGTTCAAATGGCGATGGGCGAGCTCGAGCAGCTCGGTCTTGCGACCCGCGACAAGCTCCAGTTCGGCTTCGTAGTGCGCGTGCCGAAGGCCTACCCGATGTACGACCAGGATTACGCGGAGCGGGTCGCGACGATCCGGGCGTGGCTCGAGGGCATCGAGAACCTGGTGCAGGTTGGGCGCAACGGTCTCCACCGTTACAACAACTCCGACCACTCGATGCTGACGGCGATGCGTGCGGTCGAGAACCTCGTGCAAGGGACCGACCACGACATCTGGGCGGTCAACGCGGAGTCCGTGTACCACGAGGAGCAGTCCCAGGACGAGGAGCAGCCGTATATCCGCGCGCCCGAGACCGAGGCGATGAAGGAGCCGCTCGCGAGCTAA
- a CDS encoding glycosyltransferase family 39 protein, with the protein MAVAPTKAETARGLRLFARLDERFLLALFVLAAVAVSWFLRTRALGASLWMDEGLSIGIASQPLTEIPEVLRQDGSPPLYYLLLGVWLRLVGDGPAETQALSVLIALAAIPVGLWAGWSLFGRRAGIYLAAMCAVNPFLTTYAQEVRMYSLMFTLSLAVTAAFLNVFVMRRRRYLAALLPLLAATLYTHNWALFVSIGLVTALAWLLLTAGGSERRALFRDGLIAFGGAGLLYLPWLPTLLFQVQHTGAPWLNPPRLGAPVQISKYLLGGGTATCALVLAGGSGLARFLQEARLDPRRRAIIAAALVVVAMLGSAWLFSQVSPAWTTRYLGASLGPLLLIFAAGLARAGRLGIAALLIVLAIWSLPRLYDLQNKSNAADLAQAAAPLLHRGDLVISLQPEQTPLLAYHLETLRGVRGLRYATPLGPVRNPHVMDWRDSQERIERATVARNLEPLLATLPPRARVLLVHPITARRDDWDAPWTALVRRRAAQWGAALAGDRRFRRVATLPPFYRRATRIGVRAVLYEKTGA; encoded by the coding sequence GTGGCGGTAGCGCCGACAAAGGCTGAGACCGCGCGCGGCCTACGTCTCTTTGCGCGCCTGGACGAGCGGTTTCTGCTCGCTCTTTTCGTGCTCGCCGCGGTGGCCGTCTCGTGGTTTTTGCGCACCCGCGCGCTCGGAGCTTCCCTCTGGATGGACGAGGGGCTTTCGATCGGTATCGCCTCGCAGCCGCTAACCGAAATTCCGGAGGTCCTGCGCCAGGACGGCTCGCCGCCGCTCTACTACCTGCTGCTCGGCGTTTGGCTGCGGCTGGTCGGCGACGGCCCGGCCGAGACCCAGGCCCTCTCAGTGCTGATCGCGCTCGCCGCGATTCCTGTCGGCCTGTGGGCCGGCTGGAGCCTCTTCGGTCGCCGTGCCGGCATCTACCTGGCCGCGATGTGCGCGGTCAACCCGTTCCTCACGACCTACGCGCAAGAAGTGCGCATGTACTCGCTGATGTTCACGCTGTCGCTGGCGGTCACGGCGGCGTTCCTCAACGTCTTCGTGATGCGGCGGCGCCGTTACCTGGCCGCGCTTTTGCCGCTTCTCGCGGCGACGCTGTACACCCACAACTGGGCGCTATTCGTCTCGATTGGCCTGGTCACCGCTCTCGCCTGGCTGTTGCTCACCGCCGGCGGCAGCGAGCGGCGTGCGCTGTTTCGCGATGGATTGATCGCCTTCGGGGGTGCTGGGCTTCTCTACCTGCCCTGGCTGCCGACGCTGCTCTTTCAGGTCCAACACACTGGCGCTCCCTGGCTGAACCCGCCGCGGCTCGGTGCGCCGGTGCAGATCTCCAAGTACCTCTTGGGTGGCGGCACCGCAACCTGTGCGCTGGTTCTCGCGGGCGGGTCAGGGCTCGCGCGCTTTTTGCAGGAGGCTCGCTTGGACCCGCGGCGGCGCGCGATCATCGCCGCCGCGCTCGTGGTGGTCGCAATGCTCGGCTCGGCGTGGCTGTTTTCGCAGGTCTCGCCGGCCTGGACGACGCGCTACCTCGGCGCTTCGCTGGGTCCGCTGCTTTTGATCTTCGCTGCCGGCTTGGCGCGGGCCGGGCGCCTGGGTATCGCGGCGCTTCTGATCGTCCTGGCCATCTGGAGCCTCCCGCGCCTCTACGACTTGCAGAACAAGAGCAACGCCGCTGACCTGGCGCAGGCGGCCGCCCCGCTGTTGCATCGAGGCGACCTCGTGATCTCTTTGCAGCCAGAGCAGACGCCCTTGCTTGCCTACCACCTCGAAACCCTGCGCGGCGTTCGCGGCTTGCGTTACGCGACGCCGCTCGGGCCGGTGCGCAACCCGCACGTGATGGACTGGCGCGACTCTCAGGAGCGCATCGAGCGCGCCACCGTCGCTCGGAACCTCGAGCCCCTGCTTGCTACCCTTCCGCCCCGCGCGAGGGTGCTGCTAGTGCACCCGATAACCGCGCGCCGCGACGACTGGGACGCACCGTGGACCGCGCTCGTGCGCCGGCGCGCCGCTCAGTGGGGGGCGGCGCTCGCCGGTGACCGGCGGTTCCGGCGGGTGGCTACCCTGCCGCCTTTCTACCGCCGGGCAACGAGGATCGGGGTGCGAGCCGTGCTCTACGAGAAGACCGGAGCGTGA
- a CDS encoding lysylphosphatidylglycerol synthase transmembrane domain-containing protein produces the protein MNRRFAALQVAVSAVALAAVVWWASRQDAPQIPHSSGALAWLVGALGVYALATLLRAERWRRIIAVAGLRAPARDVYALTVVGYMGNNVLPARAGEMLRVVLLSRRSQAGKRQLLGTVVSERVLDAAALGLILVVVAYGLLHGAGLPSERPLLVAAGGALVLALAVALLQLLRSHPALARLRQLVRPLAQAPRALLGRRGILPLAGSIVIWSLEASVYFAVARAVGIEINPIDALYIVAITNLFAMLPAAPGYVGTFDAAVLFGIKAVGAASSLALSYLVLLRFVLFVPITLVGLGVLIARYGGWAAMRSALRVEASKA, from the coding sequence ATGAACAGGCGTTTTGCTGCACTCCAGGTCGCGGTTTCGGCGGTCGCTCTGGCCGCCGTCGTGTGGTGGGCGTCGCGTCAGGACGCTCCTCAAATCCCGCACTCCTCGGGTGCGCTGGCGTGGCTCGTGGGGGCGCTCGGCGTTTACGCCTTGGCGACGCTTTTGCGGGCGGAGCGTTGGCGGCGCATCATCGCTGTCGCCGGGCTGCGGGCGCCGGCGCGCGACGTCTACGCGCTGACGGTCGTCGGGTACATGGGCAACAACGTTTTGCCCGCTCGCGCGGGCGAGATGCTGCGGGTCGTTCTGCTCTCGCGCCGTTCTCAGGCCGGCAAGCGGCAGCTCCTCGGCACCGTTGTCTCCGAGCGCGTGTTGGACGCCGCGGCTCTGGGGCTGATCCTCGTGGTCGTGGCCTACGGCCTGCTGCACGGCGCCGGCCTGCCCAGTGAGCGGCCCTTGCTGGTCGCCGCCGGCGGGGCGCTCGTGCTGGCCCTCGCAGTGGCGCTGCTCCAGCTGTTGCGCAGCCATCCCGCGTTGGCGCGCCTGCGCCAGCTCGTTCGCCCGCTCGCGCAAGCGCCGCGCGCGTTGCTCGGTCGACGCGGGATCCTGCCGCTGGCCGGTTCGATCGTGATCTGGTCGCTCGAGGCCAGCGTCTACTTCGCGGTCGCGCGGGCCGTCGGCATCGAAATCAATCCGATCGACGCGCTCTACATCGTCGCGATCACCAACCTCTTCGCGATGCTTCCGGCGGCACCTGGGTACGTTGGCACCTTCGACGCCGCCGTGCTGTTCGGGATCAAGGCAGTTGGGGCGGCGTCTTCGCTTGCGCTCAGCTACCTGGTGCTGCTGCGATTTGTGTTGTTCGTCCCGATCACGCTCGTCGGTCTGGGCGTTCTGATCGCCCGCTACGGCGGCTGGGCCGCGATGCGCTCGGCGTTGCGCGTCGAGGCTTCGAAGGCTTAG